From Bacteroidota bacterium, a single genomic window includes:
- a CDS encoding Crp/Fnr family transcriptional regulator, whose translation MQAHFGVTQEDLAAISGFFQPVSLKKGDHFLRSGQRSDRLGFLQAGILREYLNLGDREVTKWISTKGYFVVDLASFLFDRPARMNLQALTDCEISVISLQDYRKISQVVPKWPELEKLFIAKCFTTLEDRIVSHLSMTAEERYQQLFQFNKELFNTVPLQYLASMLGMTPETLSRLRKKSAG comes from the coding sequence ATCCAAGCGCACTTTGGTGTGACGCAGGAGGATCTTGCGGCGATTTCGGGCTTTTTTCAGCCGGTGAGTTTGAAAAAAGGGGATCATTTCCTGCGTTCTGGGCAGCGCTCGGACCGATTGGGATTCTTGCAGGCGGGAATTTTGCGTGAGTATTTGAATCTCGGTGATCGGGAAGTGACCAAATGGATATCTACGAAAGGGTATTTTGTGGTCGATTTGGCAAGTTTTCTCTTTGATCGGCCGGCAAGGATGAATTTGCAGGCCTTGACAGACTGTGAGATCTCGGTGATCTCCCTCCAAGACTATCGAAAAATCAGCCAAGTCGTCCCCAAGTGGCCCGAACTCGAAAAATTGTTCATTGCCAAATGCTTTACCACCCTTGAGGATCGGATTGTGAGCCACCTTTCCATGACCGCTGAGGAACGGTATCAGCAACTTTTCCAGTTTAACAAAGAGCTCTTCAACACCGTCCCCCTGCAATACCTCGCCTCCATGCTGGGCATGACTCCCGAGACGCTCAGCCGATTGCGGAAAAAATCCGCTGGGTAG
- the trxA gene encoding thioredoxin gives MADSFSEIIKSDIPTLVDFSAEWCGPCKMMAPILKDLKSQLGEQVRIIKIDVDKNPQAASAYQIQSVPTLMIFQSGKVHWRESGVVPTAKLASLIQALPQ, from the coding sequence ATGGCAGATTCATTCTCAGAAATCATCAAAAGCGACATTCCAACCCTCGTGGACTTCTCAGCCGAATGGTGCGGTCCCTGCAAAATGATGGCCCCGATCCTCAAAGATCTCAAGTCACAGCTCGGCGAACAGGTGCGCATCATCAAAATCGACGTCGACAAAAATCCGCAGGCGGCAAGTGCCTATCAAATTCAAAGCGTGCCTACGCTGATGATCTTCCAAAGCGGGAAAGTCCATTGGCGCGAATCGGGTGTAGTACCTACTGCGAAACTCGCTTCCTTGATTCAGGCTTTGCCGCAGTAA
- the ftsA gene encoding cell division protein FtsA: protein MSTEKIVVGLDIGTTKVCAIVGKKNEFGKINILGFGKAESDGVSRGVVVNIDKTVEAIRKAVAEAEKQSGVDINVVYVGIAGEHIRSMQHKGIITLSNPDMEISAMDVKRLHDDMFKIATPPGMEILHVLPQEYTVDNQVGIKDPVGMSGVRLEGNFHVVTGQTTAANNIYKCVRKAGLEARELILEPLASSAAVLTDEEREAGVCLVDIGGGTTDLAIFEDNIIRHTAVIPFGGNIVTEDIKQGCSVMRRQAELLKLRFGSALATEMKDDEIITITGLQGRPPKEIRRRTLSNIIQSRMEEIVEFVAAEIKHSGYEKKLVGGIVVTGGGSMLAHTKQLIEFVTGIDTRIGMPGEHLASGLVDEVNSPMYATSTGLVIEGLHSGEVPAREHEHRQPAVEERPSAKKEKTPPTTPPRTPSERPNVSFIGRVKDWFENTMTNTGDFIE, encoded by the coding sequence ATGAGCACAGAAAAGATCGTAGTCGGGCTCGACATTGGCACCACAAAGGTTTGTGCCATTGTGGGCAAGAAAAATGAATTTGGCAAGATCAACATCTTGGGCTTTGGCAAGGCGGAGTCTGATGGTGTGAGCCGCGGCGTGGTGGTGAACATCGACAAGACCGTCGAGGCGATCCGCAAGGCTGTGGCCGAGGCCGAAAAACAAAGCGGCGTGGACATCAACGTGGTGTACGTCGGCATCGCCGGCGAACACATCCGTTCGATGCAGCACAAAGGCATCATCACCCTGAGCAATCCAGACATGGAAATCAGTGCGATGGATGTCAAGCGTCTCCACGACGATATGTTCAAGATTGCCACCCCTCCCGGCATGGAAATCTTGCATGTATTGCCACAGGAATACACCGTAGACAACCAAGTGGGCATCAAAGACCCCGTGGGCATGAGCGGCGTGCGCCTCGAAGGCAATTTCCACGTGGTAACCGGACAGACAACGGCTGCCAACAACATCTACAAATGCGTGCGCAAGGCAGGCTTGGAAGCCCGTGAGCTCATTTTGGAGCCATTGGCATCGAGCGCGGCTGTGCTTACCGACGAAGAACGCGAGGCAGGCGTGTGCCTCGTGGACATCGGCGGTGGTACGACCGACTTGGCCATCTTTGAAGACAACATCATCCGCCACACGGCTGTGATTCCCTTTGGCGGCAATATTGTCACCGAAGACATCAAGCAGGGTTGCTCGGTGATGCGTCGCCAAGCCGAACTCCTCAAACTGCGTTTCGGCAGCGCCCTCGCCACCGAAATGAAAGACGACGAAATCATCACCATCACCGGTTTGCAAGGTCGTCCACCCAAGGAAATTCGCCGTCGCACACTCAGCAACATCATCCAAAGCCGGATGGAGGAAATTGTGGAGTTTGTGGCTGCTGAAATCAAACACAGCGGATACGAGAAGAAATTGGTAGGCGGCATTGTGGTCACGGGCGGTGGCTCCATGTTGGCACATACCAAGCAACTCATCGAATTCGTGACGGGCATTGACACCCGCATCGGCATGCCGGGCGAGCACCTTGCCAGCGGATTGGTCGACGAAGTGAACAGCCCGATGTATGCCACGAGCACCGGTTTGGTCATCGAAGGCCTGCACTCCGGCGAAGTTCCTGCCCGCGAGCACGAACACCGTCAGCCTGCCGTTGAAGAGCGTCCATCCGCCAAAAAGGAAAAAACGCCTCCAACCACTCCCCCACGCACCCCGAGCGAGCGCCCCAATGTGAGCTTCATCGGCCGTGTCAAAGACTGGTTTGAAAACACCATGACCAACACAGGGGACTTTATTGAATAG
- a CDS encoding T9SS type A sorting domain-containing protein — translation MSLLTGLPSGGAFPVGTTTNTFAATDVSSNSTTCSFTITVSDNEGPTAICQNITLQLDSTGTATVTTTAVDNNSVDNCTSLSASVTPTTFNCGNLGPNTVVLSLSDLNGNSSSCSSVVTVVSSAVSVAIVADTTSCGYNVSCFAGSDGVATASGLGGCPGYTYAWSNGQNSASATGLGAGTHTVTVTDINGASIVSTIVLTTPPPFAVTTTSTNSCEGSGTGTITAIASGGNDCVSPTYQWSNGGTTATQTGLTPGIYNLTVTDAGGCTVSRSISIATLPTPVPSFTQSGNTLTSTQTWTSYQWLLGGNAISGATSSSFTAAQSGSYSLSVTDSNGCTGLSSADTLTFVGIADPTGQWTGLTVYPNPTRDEFKLRTEMPIGHALAVTLRDLYGRELFTRNLTHLAFEESFDIKNLAASTYLVEVTSKKGQRKVFRLVVE, via the coding sequence ATGAGTTTGCTTACCGGTTTGCCCAGCGGCGGTGCATTCCCTGTCGGAACCACGACCAATACCTTTGCTGCAACCGATGTATCGTCCAATTCCACGACGTGCAGCTTCACGATCACGGTCTCCGACAATGAAGGCCCCACGGCGATTTGCCAAAACATCACGTTGCAATTGGATAGTACAGGTACCGCGACCGTTACGACAACGGCCGTTGACAACAACTCCGTTGACAACTGTACTTCCCTTTCTGCATCCGTGACTCCTACGACATTCAATTGCGGCAACCTCGGACCAAACACGGTCGTCCTGAGCCTGTCTGACTTGAATGGAAACTCCAGTTCATGCTCCTCCGTCGTCACGGTTGTTTCCTCGGCGGTATCCGTTGCGATTGTGGCTGACACCACTTCTTGTGGATACAACGTCTCCTGCTTCGCAGGAAGCGATGGTGTCGCAACTGCAAGTGGCCTGGGTGGATGCCCCGGTTATACCTACGCTTGGAGCAACGGCCAAAATAGTGCTTCGGCAACGGGATTGGGCGCAGGAACGCATACCGTGACGGTAACGGACATCAACGGTGCTTCGATTGTCAGCACCATCGTACTCACCACTCCTCCACCCTTTGCAGTCACAACGACCTCGACCAACAGCTGCGAAGGGTCGGGAACCGGCACCATTACCGCAATTGCATCAGGCGGCAATGATTGTGTGAGTCCGACATACCAATGGAGCAATGGTGGAACAACTGCAACGCAAACTGGGCTTACCCCGGGTATCTACAACTTGACAGTAACAGATGCTGGCGGATGCACGGTTTCAAGATCCATTTCGATTGCTACTTTGCCGACACCTGTGCCAAGCTTCACGCAGTCGGGCAACACCCTGACGTCGACGCAGACATGGACATCTTACCAATGGCTACTCGGAGGAAATGCAATTTCGGGAGCGACCAGCAGCAGCTTTACTGCCGCGCAATCCGGAAGTTATTCCTTGTCAGTCACAGACAGCAATGGCTGTACAGGGTTGTCTAGCGCAGACACCCTGACATTTGTAGGAATTGCCGATCCGACGGGACAATGGACCGGACTCACGGTCTATCCCAACCCTACGCGTGACGAATTCAAATTGCGTACGGAGATGCCAATTGGTCATGCCCTCGCAGTGACCCTTCGTGACTTGTATGGCAGGGAACTTTTCACACGAAATCTCACCCATTTGGCTTTTGAAGAATCATTTGACATCAAGAACTTGGCGGCAAGCACCTACTTGGTCGAGGTGACTTCCAAAAAGGGACAACGCAAAGTGTTCCGATTGGTCGTGGAGTAA
- a CDS encoding SRPBCC family protein, with protein MKNINVLAPVKCSKSIRIQANPGEVWMTLTDIAQWATWQTDISKVKLQGPLEVGTAFVWKTGGAKIHSTLHTVQPHCAFGWTGKALGTFAIHNWTLTENGNETEVTVTESMEGWLVTLLRRMFQKNLEAGMAKWLRFLQAESEARAGRRTT; from the coding sequence ATGAAAAACATCAACGTACTCGCACCAGTAAAATGCAGCAAATCCATTCGTATTCAAGCAAATCCAGGAGAGGTTTGGATGACATTGACCGATATCGCTCAATGGGCGACATGGCAAACAGACATCAGCAAGGTCAAGCTCCAAGGACCGTTGGAAGTCGGAACAGCATTTGTCTGGAAAACCGGGGGTGCAAAGATTCATTCCACGTTGCACACGGTCCAACCGCATTGTGCATTTGGCTGGACAGGCAAAGCCTTGGGTACATTTGCAATCCATAACTGGACGTTGACTGAAAACGGCAATGAAACGGAAGTCACCGTTACCGAAAGTATGGAAGGCTGGCTCGTGACGTTGTTGCGGAGGATGTTTCAGAAAAATCTAGAAGCTGGAATGGCAAAATGGCTCCGATTTCTCCAAGCGGAGTCGGAAGCAAGGGCAGGAAGAAGAACAACCTGA
- a CDS encoding rhodanese-like domain-containing protein yields MENLIKEKKGTVVDVRTPGEFMGGHVAGSINIPLQELMQRMDELKQIKQPLILCCASGNRSGQAQGYLSSQGIECYNGGSWLNVNRLSA; encoded by the coding sequence ATGGAAAACTTGATCAAAGAGAAAAAGGGAACAGTGGTGGATGTACGTACGCCAGGCGAATTCATGGGTGGCCATGTTGCGGGTTCGATCAACATTCCCCTGCAAGAATTGATGCAGCGGATGGACGAGCTCAAGCAAATCAAGCAACCTTTGATTCTTTGCTGCGCATCCGGAAATAGGAGTGGGCAGGCCCAAGGTTACCTTTCCAGCCAAGGCATCGAATGCTACAATGGTGGTTCATGGCTGAATGTCAACCGCCTGAGCGCCTAA
- a CDS encoding DNA cytosine methyltransferase: MKYTSIEICAGAGGQALGLEHAGFSHLALVEIESLACRTLLENRPEWNVLQGDVRKFSSKRYHGSVDLFAGGVPCPPFSIAGKQLGSNDERDLFPEALRLIEECDPKAILLENVRGILDSKFLAYRSEILNTLTSLGYKGDWKLVNASDFGVSQLRPRAILVAMKTEYFEYFGWPKRNQVVPKSIGDLLFEEMSSSGWEKATEWKLQADGIAPTIVGGSKKHGGADLGPTRARKAWANLGIDGKGLANLAPQPGDHGMPRLTLAMAALVQGFPKEWKFVGKKTPAYRQVGNAFPPPVAQAIGESIIRALRSYENESKKNRIKGKVA; this comes from the coding sequence ATGAAATACACGTCAATTGAAATATGTGCTGGAGCTGGCGGGCAAGCCTTGGGACTAGAGCATGCAGGATTTTCACATTTAGCACTTGTAGAAATAGAATCGTTGGCTTGCAGAACTTTGCTCGAAAACCGTCCTGAATGGAATGTACTCCAAGGGGACGTAAGGAAGTTTTCTTCAAAACGCTACCACGGGTCTGTGGACTTGTTTGCTGGTGGTGTTCCTTGTCCTCCATTTTCGATTGCAGGTAAGCAGCTCGGCAGTAACGATGAGCGGGATCTTTTTCCGGAGGCCTTAAGATTAATCGAAGAATGTGATCCTAAAGCCATTCTATTGGAGAATGTTCGTGGAATTCTAGACTCGAAGTTTCTTGCGTACCGGAGTGAAATATTGAACACTCTTACTTCTCTTGGCTACAAGGGGGATTGGAAACTTGTGAATGCTTCAGACTTCGGGGTATCCCAATTGCGGCCTAGGGCTATTCTGGTTGCAATGAAAACCGAATACTTTGAATATTTTGGGTGGCCAAAACGTAATCAGGTGGTCCCAAAATCGATTGGAGATTTGTTATTTGAAGAGATGAGTTCCTCAGGGTGGGAAAAGGCAACAGAGTGGAAGCTGCAGGCCGATGGAATTGCCCCAACTATTGTCGGAGGATCAAAGAAACATGGTGGGGCAGATTTAGGTCCTACGCGAGCGAGAAAGGCTTGGGCTAATTTGGGTATTGATGGGAAAGGTCTTGCCAATTTAGCGCCACAGCCAGGTGATCATGGAATGCCAAGGCTAACATTGGCAATGGCAGCATTGGTGCAAGGATTTCCAAAGGAGTGGAAGTTTGTAGGAAAAAAGACGCCTGCCTATCGCCAAGTCGGAAATGCTTTTCCTCCACCAGTTGCACAGGCAATCGGAGAGTCTATCATTCGTGCATTAAGGTCATATGAAAATGAAAGCAAAAAGAATCGGATCAAGGGCAAAGTTGCGTAG
- the ftsZ gene encoding cell division protein FtsZ — MSSIEFQMPKNRNSIIKVIGVGGGGGNAVNNMFRKGIKGVDFIVCNTDVQALDMSPVPNKIRLGANQTEGLGAGANPELGRLSAIESLEQIREVLKTNTKMVFVTAGMGGGTGTGAAPVIAGLAKEMGILTVAIVTTPFRFEGKKRMGQAYAGIKALEAAVDTIVTINNDNLTEVFGKNVTMKQAFEEADTVLCDAAKGIAEIITNEGYINVDFADVNTIMKDGGTALMGTATYSGEDRAIRAAEDAISSPMLDNVNIHGSRGILVNITAAAESLRLDETTTIVEYIQEAAGDNADIIFGTVYDDNMGDLLSVTVIATGFDNEKRSFTGANQGQPNKQVLDINAPVQPKPQPKPEERKPVNNLEDFSITSSPAFTFELENTKPPVTPVTPVQANLFEERLPPVHREEPPRSLKETELEERMRKLRSTDYNYHNPESLKGMEDMPAYLRKSVNLQEEQRGEPKLSKLSLEDVDETRFTLSDNNTYLHDNVD; from the coding sequence ATGTCATCCATTGAATTTCAAATGCCCAAGAATCGCAACTCGATCATCAAGGTGATCGGCGTGGGCGGTGGGGGCGGCAATGCGGTCAACAATATGTTCCGCAAAGGCATCAAAGGCGTGGACTTCATCGTGTGCAATACCGATGTACAAGCCCTCGACATGAGCCCCGTTCCAAATAAGATTCGCCTCGGAGCCAATCAAACAGAAGGACTTGGCGCGGGTGCCAATCCAGAACTCGGTCGCCTTTCCGCCATCGAGAGCCTGGAGCAAATCCGCGAAGTCCTGAAAACGAATACCAAAATGGTCTTTGTCACTGCCGGTATGGGTGGTGGCACGGGCACGGGTGCAGCGCCTGTGATCGCAGGCCTCGCAAAGGAAATGGGCATTTTGACGGTTGCGATCGTCACGACCCCGTTCCGATTCGAAGGCAAAAAGCGCATGGGTCAAGCCTACGCCGGCATCAAAGCCCTTGAGGCTGCCGTCGATACCATTGTGACCATCAACAACGACAACCTCACAGAGGTTTTCGGGAAGAATGTCACGATGAAACAGGCATTCGAAGAAGCTGATACCGTGCTTTGTGACGCCGCCAAAGGCATCGCCGAGATCATCACCAACGAAGGCTACATCAACGTGGACTTTGCCGACGTGAACACGATCATGAAAGACGGCGGCACGGCCCTTATGGGTACTGCAACCTACTCCGGCGAAGACCGGGCCATTCGCGCAGCCGAAGACGCCATTTCTTCCCCGATGCTTGACAACGTCAACATCCATGGTTCACGCGGTATCCTCGTCAACATCACGGCTGCAGCCGAAAGCCTGCGCCTCGATGAGACCACGACCATCGTCGAATACATCCAAGAAGCCGCAGGCGACAATGCCGACATCATCTTCGGTACGGTGTACGACGACAACATGGGCGACCTGTTGAGCGTCACGGTCATCGCAACCGGATTTGACAATGAGAAGCGCAGCTTTACTGGTGCCAACCAAGGTCAACCCAATAAGCAAGTGCTCGACATCAATGCCCCGGTGCAGCCGAAGCCCCAACCCAAGCCTGAGGAGCGCAAGCCCGTCAACAACTTGGAAGACTTCAGCATCACGAGCAGTCCGGCATTCACCTTCGAATTGGAAAACACGAAGCCGCCGGTCACCCCGGTGACACCGGTGCAAGCCAATTTGTTTGAAGAACGCCTGCCGCCGGTTCACCGCGAGGAACCACCGAGGTCGTTGAAAGAAACCGAGTTGGAAGAACGTATGCGCAAGTTGCGCAGCACCGACTACAACTACCACAACCCTGAGTCACTCAAGGGAATGGAAGACATGCCCGCCTACCTTCGCAAAAGCGTGAACCTCCAAGAGGAGCAGCGCGGCGAACCAAAGCTCAGCAAGCTGAGCTTGGAAGACGTGGACGAAACCCGTTTCACCCTCAGCGACAACAACACGTACTTGCACGACAACGTCGACTGA
- a CDS encoding T9SS type A sorting domain-containing protein, with product MADPTGQWTGLSIYPNPTRDEFKLRTEMPIGHALTVTVRDLYGRELFARTLSHLAQEEIFEIRNLAASTYLVEVTSKKGQRKVFRLVVE from the coding sequence ATGGCAGATCCAACCGGTCAATGGACGGGTTTGAGCATCTATCCGAATCCGACCCGCGATGAGTTCAAATTGCGTACGGAAATGCCGATTGGCCATGCGCTGACGGTCACTGTGCGCGACCTCTATGGTAGGGAACTCTTCGCAAGAACCCTTTCCCACTTGGCCCAAGAAGAGATTTTTGAAATCAGAAACTTGGCTGCGAGCACCTATTTGGTGGAAGTGACCTCCAAAAAGGGGCAACGCAAGGTGTTTCGCTTGGTGGTAGAGTAA